Proteins co-encoded in one Neodiprion lecontei isolate iyNeoLeco1 chromosome 3, iyNeoLeco1.1, whole genome shotgun sequence genomic window:
- the LOC124293381 gene encoding uncharacterized protein LOC124293381, translating to MRPIDCDIRCPNRVLLSPMKIFSANEDKLKEENCYTNAITVTVRWQMLVSEKKLPKQQKNCSQMMLEVELPNSDSVLKPIESLNPAFVAYGPFVITNMRRVQKIC from the exons ATGCGGCCAATAGACTGTGATATACGGTGCCCAAATCGTGTTCTTTTATCGCctatgaag ATATTTTCTGCAAACGAGGATAAATTAAAGGAAGAAAACTGTTACACTAACGCAATAACTGTAACTGTGAGATGGCAGATGCTcgttagtgaaaaaaaattacccaaacaacaaaaaaattgttcgcaAATGATGTTAGAGGTGGAACTACCGAACAGTGATTCCGTTCTAAAGCCGATAGAAAGTCTCAATCCAGCCTTTGTGGCATACGGACCATTCGTGATTACGAATATGCGTAGAG